In a genomic window of Pangasianodon hypophthalmus isolate fPanHyp1 chromosome 1, fPanHyp1.pri, whole genome shotgun sequence:
- the zgc:66448 gene encoding uncharacterized protein zgc:66448, whose amino-acid sequence MAALRPEPEESLDNQCNNSDFLEDERKEVEREGTADEAPESEEDFFQENADAKERKESAEALNNSSVHIGFVRNGESNPCRESESAVPKARAHKADDASQDEDLGLVWSESEEELDSRACSLSGKEGTGHELHQGTPEDQTTEDLGLDTGSTIGHEDALVHDEEEELTDLSVDMECDGDSKEEEDEKEEEISEEEEGEPKGEVQSKEPEEGEDRGPGDDEECHEADVVDKQRKNRLNCRDCGKSFTRRETYDLHRHFHMHQDEQASLTCKECGLTFQHRSSLIKHRSEHKQNGMPDSALVSYKRSQLKEFREEKIFECDHCGDCFASLIRYKLHACQQSLEKPYRCPLCRKEFQYRVSINAHMQSHSLECPYRCLECNKGFQCAVTLHIHQRSHAALKPYECPDCGMVFRHRSFMEDHRRKHTEERPHRCTICGKNFKYGSLLQQHQYLHTGQKPYRCTECGKRFAFAQNMRAHCRQHKKLTSSAGFEAAITENNEMHNDTGLGSIGKENTNTNMEHQRNCPLCPQLFYKAADLRAHILTHEAEYEKLSNGKKNYKVYSCPNCPLQFLDESTLQSHALTHQIIVTPLKREVLSVASSASTDNISADGEWGDQTEKKPLRCRDCGKSFRYRSVLELHMRIHNRGYQCHVCKKSFRFSSYLQQHLIIHSGKKPYKCPDCGKDFAFLQNMKTHQRLHQQKPFRCTQCRKGYSDESQLQRHMLCHSGDKPHKCHICNKSFGLAYLLRDHLNTHTGERPHRCQECHKSFPWLSSLLVHQKIHARKRQGASQSYSSTVGSQRGRTSAVGRGRRSGRWVSNWPRMGGNVDRVMPLQQAPFTDQILQGSVPNLLGQESNVFDSDRNEQTQLMPVQLQQQWQIQIHSPLQQQSKWLSEGQSNNFRHQWQSATHLKPILPKPDGLPKIVSQQQSPGWAEVAPPGQAGTAPKQLPENCTAQNNCDTASTSTSSPTRGCTDGPSKSEAKVQQQPPSWVNSPSSTPKSPGTADGSLSLDAKTRSPVSNTQNSPNHGLNIQGQQLSQWPVSDLAQNTNMGLGSSGKENVITFSLKTPADTQQVNTESDKSEQPQLQQSSTLASASISTQTRQNADAVDDSAALKNTSKPLNTVTPLEMSKSVNSQEKPVNETGAQHPQLHIMPTPSQQQHQQLQLVLQPPQQIQLLQQTVQQMQPEQLQLLQQQQFQQPQTNTLGSVSVQFGAASFSHGNGSTVFGFQTTPVVSQALLNGPVQQGSQQQAPLVSASQILLNQASSFITSPLPLAPPLALPGTHPIHSIAGQLPGPAAQNIFFTPPGIINERPVMPQALPSTHVGQRTEPNKLIGQISFATDHRFRCMICGCTLPGELELQVHYMQHVQGEV is encoded by the coding sequence GGCATGAACTTCATCAAGGGACACCAGAGGACCAGACAACAGAAGACCTTGGCTTAGATACTGGGAGCACTATAGGACATGAAGATGCACTAGTACACGATGAGGAGGAAGAACTGACAGATCTGAGTGTGGACATGGAGTGTGATGGTGACTCtaaggaggaagaggacgaaaaggaagaggaaatttcagaagaggaagaaggagaacCCAAAGGTGAAGTGCAAAGTAAAGAACCTGAAGAAGGAGAGGATAGGGGGCCAGGTGATGATGAGGAGTGCCATGAGGCTGATGTTGTGGACAAGCAGCGGAAAAACCGCCTGAACTGCCGGGACTGCGGCAAAAGCTTCACTCGACGAGAGACATACGACCTGCATCGCCACTTCCACATGCATCAAGATGAGCAGGCTTCTCTCACCTGCAAAGAATGTGGCCTCACCTTTCAGCATCGCAGCAGCCTCATCAAACACCGCAGCGAACACAAACAAAACGGTATGCCAGATTCAGCATTAGTCTCTTACAAGCGGTCTCAGCTAAAGGAGTTCAGGGAAGAAAAGATATTTGAATGTGACCATTGTGGTGATTGTTTTGCATCTCTGATCCGATATAAGCTTCATGCCTGCCAGCAGAGCCTGGAGAAGCCATACCGCTGCCCGCTGTGCCGCAAAGAGTTCCAGTACAGAGTGTCCATTAATGCTCACATGCAGAGCCATTCATTAGAGTGTCCTTACAGGTGCCTCGAGTGCAATAAGGGCTTTCAGTGTGCTGTGACATTGCACATCCATCAGCGCTCCCATGCTGCCCTTAAACCTTATGAATGCCCTGATTGCGGCATGGTCTTCAGACACCGCTCGTTCATGGAGGACCATCGCCGCAAGCACACTGAAGAAAGGCCACACCGGTGCACCATATGTGGCAAAAACTTCAAATACGGCAGCCTTTTGCAACAGCACCAATACCTTCACACTGGCCAGAAGCCATACCGGTGCACAGAATGTGGGAAGAGATTTGCTTTTGCGCAGAATATGCGTGCACACTGTCGCCAGCACAAGAAACTCACTAGTTCTGCTGGTTTTGAGGCagctattacagaaaataatgaaatgcacaatGATACAGGTTTAGGATCTATAGGAAAAGAGAACACCAATACAAACATGGAGCACCAGCGGAACTGTCCACTGTGTCCTCAGCTCTTTTACAAAGCAGCTGACCTAAGGGCCCATATATTGACACATGAGGCAGAATATGAAAAATTgagtaatggaaaaaaaaattacaaggtGTACTCCTGTCCCAATTGTCCTCTCCAGTTCTTGGATGAATCCACCTTACAGTCACATGCCTTGACTCATCAGATTATAGTAACTCCATTGAAGAGGGAGGTTCTCAGTGTAGCAAGCTCAGCTAGCACTGATAACATTTCAGCAGATGGAGAATGGGGAgatcagacagaaaaaaaacctttaagatGCAGAGACTGTGGCAAAAGCTTTCGTTACCGTTCTGTTTTAGAGCTTCACATGCGCATACACAATAGGGGTTACCAGTGCCATGTTTGTAAAAAGTCATTCCGATTTAGCAGCTATTTACAGCAGCACTTGATCATCCATTCCGGCAAGAAGCCATACAAGTGCCCTGACTGTGGAAAGGACTTTGCGTTTCTTCAGAACATGAAGACTCACCAGAGACTGCATCAGCAGAAACCTTTTCGCTGCACACAGTGTCGCAAGGGCTACAGTGATGAGAGTCAACTGCAGCGCCACATGCTTTGCCACTCAGGAGACAAGCCTCACAAATGTCACATCTGCAACAAGAGTTTTGGTTTAGCATACCTACTTCGTGATCATCTGAACACCCACACTGGGGAGAGGCCACATCGTTGCCAAGAGTGCCATAAATCATTCCCCTGGCTCAGCAGTCTCCTTGTTCATCAAAAAATACACGCACGTAAACGTCAAGGAGCAAGCCAGTCCTACTCTTCAACTGTTGGTTCCCAACGAGGGAGGACAAGTGCTGTCGGAAGGGGCAGGAGAAGTGGTAGATGGGTTTCAAATTGGCCAAGAATGGGAGGAAATGTGGACAGGGTAATGCCGCTGCAACAGGCTCCTTTTACTGATCAGATTTTGCAGGGTTCAGTGCCAAACTTGTTGGGGCAAGAGTCTAATGTTTTTGATTCAGATAGGAATGAACAAACTCAGCTTATGCCTGTTCAGTTGCAACAACAGTGGCAAATTCAAATTCACTCACCGCTACAACAGCAGTCTAAATGGTTATCTGAAGGACAATCTAATAATTTCAGGCACCAGTGGCAATCAGCAACACATCTCAAACCTATCTTGCCGAAACCAGACGGTCTCCCCAAGATTGTATCTCAACAGCAGAGTCCTGGCTGGGCTGAGGTGGCACCACCAGGTCAAGCTGGCACAGCTCCCAAACAGCTTCCAGAGAACTGCACAGCACAAAATAACTGTGACACAGCTTCAACTAGCACATCATCCCCTACTAGGGGCTGTACTGATGGCCCATCCAAGAGTGAAGCAAAGGTGCAGCAACAACCTCCTTCATGGGTTAATTCACCTTCCTCAACTCCAAAGTCACCAGGCACTGCAGATGGGTCTTTATCATTGGATGCGAAGACACGTTCACCAGTGTCAAACACTCAGAATTCTCCAAACCATGGGTTAAATATTCAAGGCCAACAGTTATCACAGTGGCCAGTCTCTGATTTAGCCCAAAACACTAACATGGGACTTGGTTCATCAGGAAAGGAAAATGTAATTACTTTTAGCTTAAAAACACCAGCAGACACACAGCAGGTTAACACAGAATCTGATAAATCTGAGCAGCCACAATTACAACAGTCATCTACTCTAGCCAGTGCATCAATTTCAACACAAACAAGGCAAAATGCAGATGCAGTTGATGACAGTGCTGCTCTTAAAAACACCAGTAAGCCTTTGAATACTGTAACTCCTCTTGAAATGTCCAAGAGTGTAAACTCACAAGAAAAACCTGTGAATGAAACAGGGGCTCAGCATCCCCAGCTTCATATAATgccaaccccttcacaacagcAACATCAACAATTGCAGCTGGTCTTGCAACCCCCACAGCAAATTCAGCTTCTACAGCAGACAGTGCAGCAGATGCAACCTGAACAATTACAGCTTCTTCAGCAACAGCAGTTTCAGCAGCCCCAAACAAATACATTAGGATCAGTCAGTGTTCAGTTTGGAGCAGCTTCTTTTTCTCATGGGAATGGAAGCACAGTGTTTGGCTTCCAGACCACTCCAGTTGTTTCCCAAGCCCTGTTAAATGGACCAGTGCAGCAGGGGTCACAGCAGCAAGCACCTCTAGTTTCTGCCTCTCAGATCCTTTTAAATCAGGCCTCTTCTTTTATTACCTCACCACTCCCTCTGGCACCTCCTCTTGCTTTGCCAGGTACTCATCCCATCCATTCTATAGCAGGGCAACTTCCAGGTCCAGCAGCTCAGAATATCTTCTTCACTCCACCAGGCATAATCAATGAGAGACCAGTAATGCCACAGGCTTTGCCCTCAACTCATGTAGGACAACGAACTGAACCGAACAAACTTATCGGTCAAATTTCATTTGCCACAGATCACCGTTTTCGTTGCATGATCTGTGGATGCACGTTACCTGGAGAACTAGAATTACAGGTGCACTATATGCAACATGTACAAGGTGAGGTCTGA